One Paenibacillus sp. FSL H7-0737 DNA segment encodes these proteins:
- a CDS encoding SDR family NAD(P)-dependent oxidoreductase, whose product MTDKRVAVITGGASGIGKQTAIKFASKGDQVVVADFNQQLGEETVAQIIKDGGEAIFVKTDVSKYEEVEALVEKTVATYGRIDVMFNNAGIGRVTPVLDQDLKDYHSVINVNQHGVAHGIIAAGKKMRELGIKGVIINTASVFGFLASPGTFAYHASKGAVIMMTKSAALEMSVHGIRVLAVAPGAVDTPIIQGYKDQGMVDQMKSKVMGNKLTLPEQVADTVYLLSLPEASAINGSVVMADEGYASFK is encoded by the coding sequence ATGACAGACAAAAGAGTAGCCGTAATTACAGGTGGAGCCAGTGGAATCGGGAAACAAACCGCAATTAAATTTGCTAGTAAAGGTGATCAAGTGGTCGTTGCCGATTTCAATCAACAATTAGGTGAAGAAACGGTCGCACAGATTATCAAGGATGGTGGCGAAGCTATTTTCGTCAAAACGGATGTTTCAAAATACGAAGAGGTAGAAGCACTGGTTGAGAAAACCGTTGCCACATATGGCAGAATTGACGTTATGTTCAACAATGCCGGGATCGGCCGCGTCACTCCTGTACTAGACCAAGACCTTAAGGATTATCATAGTGTTATTAATGTCAATCAGCATGGTGTTGCCCACGGTATTATCGCAGCGGGTAAAAAAATGCGTGAGCTCGGCATCAAAGGGGTCATCATCAATACAGCTTCTGTATTTGGATTCCTAGCTTCCCCAGGTACATTCGCATATCACGCTTCCAAAGGTGCGGTCATTATGATGACTAAATCCGCAGCACTTGAAATGTCCGTTCATGGCATCCGCGTGCTTGCCGTTGCTCCAGGCGCTGTAGATACGCCAATTATCCAAGGATATAAAGATCAAGGAATGGTCGACCAGATGAAGAGCAAAGTAATGGGTAACAAATTAACATTGCCTGAACAAGTTGCAGACACTGTATACTTACTCTCCTTGCCAGAAGCTAGTGCAATTAACGGTAGTGTTGTAATGGCTGATGAAGGTTATGCTTCATTTAAATAA
- a CDS encoding MazG nucleotide pyrophosphohydrolase domain-containing protein: protein MNTSEFQQYVKKFSETKGFDTSSIEQRMLYLMTEVGELSKEVLSVSFDPGAEKKENLGFEMYDVVWNIFDLANKLDIDLEQAFKRKLEINEQRSWE, encoded by the coding sequence ATGAATACATCTGAGTTTCAACAGTATGTGAAGAAGTTCAGTGAAACCAAAGGTTTTGACACGAGCTCCATTGAGCAGAGAATGCTGTACTTAATGACTGAAGTAGGGGAATTGTCCAAAGAGGTGCTATCCGTATCCTTCGACCCCGGTGCAGAGAAGAAAGAAAACTTGGGATTTGAGATGTACGACGTGGTGTGGAATATTTTTGATCTGGCCAATAAACTGGATATTGATCTAGAGCAGGCATTTAAACGTAAGCTGGAAATCAATGAACAGAGATCATGGGAGTAA
- a CDS encoding ABC-F family ATP-binding cassette domain-containing protein gives MIKVDNLSFAFPQKELYKNISFTLEEAQHCAFIGTSGSGKSTLIDILMDPEKYLFEGKLEIDPTCKIGYVSQFSQVDRTKETTVFEYIGEEFIKIQNEITAILTEMETSSDIDSLLEKYQLALDAFDSMDGNDFESNINKKLNLANLLKLKDARVSDLSGGEFKLIQVMKEMLTSPDLMIMDEPDVFLDFENLNALKNLINAHKGILLVVTHNRYLLNHCFNKIIHLENMEIQEFDGRYIEYNFSLLQTKIELQEIAVAEQEEIERYDNIIDNLRAIATYNSEASRGRALKARVKFQERLEARKIKAPFVDIKQPKISFGVDNEIEEDITVLNVNNYSVSFDELILENVNFEMKPTDKVALIGPNGTGKTTLLRDIFKNNHDSIEINADIKVAYLSQLQDEVLKDSNTILEDFIDAGFATYDEIRAHLSNYGFEGEILNQKIESLSGGEKNILQLAKVSASKANLLLLDEPTSHLDTYTQIALEKAIEDYKGAILMISHDFYSVVNGMDYVLIIDEKTIRKMSMRKFRKMIYASHFDKDYLENEQNKKAVEMKIELALKDNNFELAKGMVDELEELIKLL, from the coding sequence ATGATAAAAGTTGATAACTTATCCTTCGCATTCCCGCAAAAAGAGCTATATAAAAACATTTCATTTACGCTTGAAGAGGCACAACATTGCGCTTTTATAGGAACAAGTGGCAGTGGTAAAAGTACACTGATCGATATACTGATGGATCCAGAAAAATATTTGTTCGAAGGCAAGTTAGAAATTGACCCAACCTGCAAAATTGGATATGTAAGTCAGTTCTCACAAGTAGACAGAACTAAAGAAACAACCGTTTTTGAATATATAGGAGAAGAATTTATTAAGATACAAAATGAAATAACAGCTATTCTCACTGAAATGGAAACATCATCAGATATTGATTCATTACTCGAAAAGTATCAATTAGCTCTAGATGCCTTTGATTCAATGGATGGAAATGATTTTGAAAGCAATATTAATAAGAAACTAAATTTAGCCAACCTCTTGAAGCTAAAAGATGCTAGGGTATCCGATCTAAGTGGTGGGGAATTCAAGCTTATTCAAGTGATGAAGGAAATGCTGACTAGTCCAGACTTAATGATTATGGATGAGCCCGATGTATTTTTAGATTTTGAAAACCTAAATGCACTTAAAAATCTTATTAATGCTCACAAAGGAATATTGCTAGTTGTTACGCATAACCGTTATCTATTGAATCATTGTTTCAACAAAATTATACACCTTGAAAACATGGAGATCCAAGAGTTCGATGGGCGATATATTGAGTATAACTTCTCATTACTTCAGACGAAAATTGAGTTACAAGAAATCGCAGTCGCTGAACAAGAAGAAATTGAGAGATACGATAACATTATTGATAATCTTAGAGCGATCGCAACCTATAATTCAGAAGCATCTAGAGGGAGAGCGTTAAAAGCTAGGGTTAAGTTTCAAGAAAGATTGGAAGCGCGAAAAATTAAAGCGCCATTCGTTGATATTAAGCAACCGAAAATCAGTTTTGGTGTGGACAATGAAATTGAAGAAGACATCACTGTTTTAAATGTGAATAATTATAGTGTTTCCTTTGATGAGTTGATTTTAGAAAATGTTAACTTTGAGATGAAACCTACAGATAAAGTAGCCCTTATCGGTCCAAACGGTACCGGGAAAACGACTTTACTCCGAGATATCTTTAAAAATAATCATGATTCAATTGAAATAAATGCTGATATTAAAGTGGCTTATCTTTCTCAGCTTCAAGACGAAGTGCTAAAGGATTCTAATACCATACTAGAAGACTTCATCGATGCTGGGTTTGCAACTTATGACGAGATTAGAGCACATCTTTCAAACTATGGCTTTGAAGGAGAAATTCTTAATCAAAAGATAGAATCTTTATCTGGTGGCGAAAAAAATATACTGCAATTGGCAAAAGTTTCTGCTAGCAAAGCAAACTTGTTGCTTCTTGATGAACCGACAAGTCATTTAGACACCTATACACAAATCGCACTGGAGAAAGCCATTGAAGATTATAAAGGTGCGATTCTCATGATTTCTCATGATTTCTATTCTGTAGTAAATGGTATGGATTATGTTTTAATCATTGACGAGAAGACGATTAGAAAAATGAGTATGCGAAAATTCAGAAAGATGATTTATGCCAGTCATTTTGATAAAGATTATTTAGAAAATGAACAAAATAAAAAAGCAGTTGAAATGAAAATAGAATTAGCTTTAAAAGACAATAATTTTGAACTTGCAAAAGGTATGGTTGACGAGCTAGAAGAGCTGATTAAGCTGCTTTAA
- the spo0A gene encoding sporulation transcription factor Spo0A: MQNIEVLLADDNREFTNLLSEYISEQEDMTVTGIAYNGEEVLQMLSEARKVPDVLILDIIMPHLDGLGVLERLRDMDLNPQPKIIMLTAFGQENITQRAVQLGASYYILKPFDMEVLANRVRQLVGVQGSMSSSSNMYNYSSTSRSNVVPLTKGKNLDANITSIIHEIGVPAHIKGYQYLREAITMVYNNIEILGAITKTLYPAIAEKFKTTPSRVERAIRHAIEVAWTRGNIDSISHLFGYTINISKSKPTNSEFIAMVADKLRIEHKVS, encoded by the coding sequence GTGCAGAATATTGAAGTGTTGTTGGCCGATGATAACAGGGAGTTTACGAATTTGCTTTCCGAATACATTTCTGAACAAGAAGATATGACGGTAACGGGTATCGCCTACAATGGTGAAGAAGTGCTTCAAATGCTAAGCGAAGCACGCAAAGTTCCCGATGTCCTTATTCTTGATATCATCATGCCACATTTAGACGGTCTGGGTGTCTTGGAACGTCTGCGTGATATGGATCTGAATCCTCAACCGAAGATCATCATGCTGACCGCTTTTGGTCAGGAGAACATCACTCAAAGAGCTGTACAGCTTGGTGCATCCTATTATATTTTGAAACCGTTCGATATGGAGGTCCTGGCAAATCGTGTACGTCAGCTTGTAGGGGTCCAAGGCAGCATGAGCTCATCCTCTAACATGTACAACTATTCGTCGACGTCCAGATCGAATGTAGTGCCGCTTACGAAGGGCAAGAATCTTGATGCTAACATTACCTCGATCATCCACGAGATCGGTGTTCCAGCACATATTAAGGGCTATCAGTACCTGCGCGAAGCGATCACCATGGTATATAACAATATCGAGATCCTTGGTGCGATTACAAAAACACTCTATCCAGCCATAGCAGAGAAATTCAAGACCACGCCTTCACGCGTTGAACGTGCCATTCGCCATGCGATTGAAGTGGCTTGGACCCGTGGCAACATCGACTCCATCAGCCATTTATTCGGCTACACGATTAATATCTCCAAATCTAAGCCTACTAACTCGGAATTTATTGCCATGGTAGCTGACAAGCTGCGGATTGAGCATAAGGTTAGTTGA
- the spoIVB gene encoding SpoIVB peptidase, with protein sequence MPGLLFAFFLSLSGITGTHQSFAAPLNSEPAKVNAHGMKPELKVIPGGQTIGVKVKSAGVLVVGHHLIEVSEKSKLSPGEVSGLVPGDLMISIDGEKLDELSKVAKLVDRAGKANNSLTIVFKRAGKEHTAKLKPAYDINDKVWRLGLYIRDSAAGVGTLTFYAPKQGVYGALGHVITDMNTGTPIVVGSGHIVQSSVTSISKSQDGDPGEKRAHFLKESQVLGNVESNTDFGIFGKMSRNPEHSLYKEPIPVAMSNQVKEGPAEILTVVDGQQVERFKVEIIHVAHQQTPATKGMVIRITDPRLIDKTGGIVQGMSGSPIVQNGRLIGAVTHVFVNDPKSGYGCFIEWMLKDSGVTLQENRYPLNLKAV encoded by the coding sequence ATGCCAGGCCTTTTATTTGCCTTCTTTCTTAGTTTATCGGGCATAACGGGAACCCACCAAAGTTTTGCCGCACCACTGAACAGTGAACCTGCCAAGGTGAATGCGCATGGAATGAAACCGGAACTGAAGGTGATCCCGGGAGGTCAAACGATCGGAGTAAAGGTGAAATCAGCAGGTGTTCTGGTTGTTGGACATCATCTGATTGAAGTATCCGAGAAATCCAAGCTTTCCCCAGGTGAGGTCAGCGGTTTGGTGCCAGGTGATTTGATGATCTCCATTGATGGAGAGAAGTTGGACGAGTTATCTAAGGTGGCCAAGCTTGTGGATCGTGCTGGAAAAGCGAATAATTCTCTGACGATTGTCTTTAAACGCGCTGGGAAAGAGCATACAGCCAAGCTAAAACCCGCGTATGATATTAATGACAAAGTCTGGAGGTTAGGCCTGTACATTCGAGATTCTGCAGCGGGTGTCGGCACGTTAACTTTTTATGCCCCGAAACAGGGGGTTTATGGAGCTTTAGGACATGTGATTACGGACATGAATACAGGAACACCAATTGTTGTTGGCAGCGGTCATATTGTTCAGTCCAGTGTAACTTCGATTTCTAAAAGCCAGGATGGCGATCCGGGTGAGAAACGAGCCCATTTCTTAAAAGAAAGCCAAGTGCTTGGTAATGTGGAGAGTAACACAGATTTTGGCATCTTCGGTAAAATGAGTCGTAATCCCGAGCATAGTCTTTATAAAGAACCTATTCCTGTAGCAATGAGCAATCAAGTCAAGGAAGGTCCAGCTGAAATTCTTACCGTTGTAGATGGGCAGCAGGTAGAACGATTTAAGGTTGAGATCATTCATGTGGCACATCAGCAGACGCCGGCGACGAAGGGTATGGTCATTCGTATCACAGATCCGCGACTAATCGATAAGACAGGTGGTATCGTTCAAGGGATGAGTGGAAGTCCAATCGTTCAAAATGGACGGCTCATCGGCGCTGTAACTCATGTGTTTGTAAATGATCCTAAGTCCGGTTATGGTTGCTTCATCGAATGGATGCTTAAGGATTCTGGTGTAACCCTACAGGAGAATAGGTATCCATTAAATCTTAAGGCGGTTTAG
- the recN gene encoding DNA repair protein RecN, with the protein MLETLSIRNLAVVEAVDVHFYPGFHVLTGETGAGKSIIIDALGLIAGGRGSADSIRYGCEKAEMEALFSLPSGHPVWDTLERLGIEAQREEHLIIRRELTSQGKSTSRVNGQMVNLTMLREIGEQLVNIHGQHEHQNLLKAERHLGLLDTYGEPIIGPLKAVYQEKYSAFAKVEKELRELQESSQKAYQMLDLYRFQLEEISSAALKPGEDELLAEERVKLSHSEKMMDSVSGAYELLYDRQGLESIGNVISRLEDAVRYDEKGLKSVLEQLQSSYYQLEDAAFQLRDYREEIEFNPQRLEEIENRLDLITGLRRKYGDSVEQILAYYEQIHRETDLLENKDEYLEKLTTKRDALLSVLMDAATELSEARKLCASDLATQVESELKDLQMERTSLQVKLDTLEDPRGVDYKGRRIRLTRQGIDSAEFMISPNPGEPLRPLGKIASGGELSRIMLAMKSIFARHDAIPVLIFDEVDTGVSGRAAQSIADKLYKLSSTCQVFSITHLPQVACMADHQYLIRKKVEDGRTMTEVESLSNDGRVMELARMLGGVEITEKTLHHSQEMLNLAEASKAATS; encoded by the coding sequence GTGTTAGAAACCTTGTCTATCCGCAATCTAGCCGTCGTTGAGGCGGTAGATGTGCATTTTTATCCTGGCTTCCATGTGCTCACAGGGGAGACTGGGGCAGGTAAATCCATTATTATTGATGCGCTTGGACTGATTGCCGGAGGGCGCGGCTCCGCGGATTCTATTCGTTACGGTTGTGAAAAAGCAGAGATGGAAGCGCTCTTCAGCCTCCCAAGCGGTCATCCCGTCTGGGATACTTTAGAGCGTCTTGGCATTGAGGCTCAGCGTGAGGAGCATCTTATAATACGCCGTGAACTCACCTCTCAGGGTAAAAGTACATCACGTGTAAACGGACAGATGGTCAATCTTACTATGCTACGTGAAATTGGTGAGCAGCTGGTTAATATTCATGGACAGCATGAACACCAAAACTTATTGAAGGCAGAACGACATTTGGGACTGTTAGATACATACGGAGAACCCATTATCGGGCCGCTAAAAGCGGTATATCAGGAAAAGTATTCAGCCTTTGCAAAAGTGGAGAAAGAGCTCCGAGAGCTGCAGGAATCCAGCCAAAAGGCTTATCAAATGCTTGATTTGTACCGTTTTCAGTTAGAAGAAATTTCATCTGCAGCATTAAAACCGGGAGAAGATGAATTACTTGCCGAAGAACGGGTCAAACTATCCCACAGTGAGAAAATGATGGATTCCGTATCCGGTGCATATGAGCTTCTCTACGATAGACAAGGCTTAGAATCCATAGGTAATGTCATTTCCAGACTCGAGGATGCGGTTCGTTATGATGAAAAGGGTCTTAAATCCGTGCTTGAGCAGCTGCAATCTTCTTATTATCAACTAGAGGATGCTGCATTTCAGCTTCGTGATTACCGAGAAGAGATCGAATTCAATCCACAGCGACTCGAAGAAATCGAGAATCGTCTCGATTTAATTACCGGACTCCGCCGTAAATACGGAGATAGTGTAGAACAGATTTTGGCTTATTATGAACAAATCCATCGGGAAACCGATCTGCTTGAGAATAAAGATGAATATCTGGAGAAGCTTACGACCAAACGCGATGCACTGCTTTCTGTACTGATGGATGCAGCTACTGAATTAAGTGAAGCACGGAAGCTGTGTGCGTCTGATTTAGCCACGCAAGTGGAGAGTGAGCTTAAAGATCTTCAGATGGAAAGAACCTCGCTACAGGTTAAATTAGACACGTTGGAGGACCCACGTGGAGTTGATTATAAGGGTCGGCGTATTCGTCTTACAAGACAAGGGATCGACAGTGCGGAATTTATGATTTCCCCTAACCCTGGCGAGCCGTTAAGACCTCTTGGCAAAATTGCCTCGGGTGGTGAGTTGTCGCGAATTATGTTGGCAATGAAGAGTATTTTTGCGCGTCATGATGCGATTCCAGTTCTGATTTTTGATGAGGTAGATACCGGTGTGAGTGGTCGGGCTGCTCAATCCATTGCAGATAAACTGTATAAGCTGTCCTCCACTTGTCAGGTGTTCTCCATTACGCACTTACCGCAGGTGGCTTGTATGGCTGATCATCAGTACTTAATCCGCAAAAAGGTTGAGGACGGAAGAACCATGACGGAAGTGGAATCACTCTCGAATGATGGACGTGTAATGGAGCTGGCCCGAATGCTGGGTGGGGTGGAAATTACCGAAAAAACATTGCACCATTCGCAGGAAATGCTTAATTTGGCCGAGGCAAGTAAGGCTGCAACAAGCTAA
- the ahrC gene encoding transcriptional regulator AhrC/ArgR, giving the protein MKGQRHIKIREIITQKDIETQDELVEALRESGFQVTQATVSRDIKELLLIKVPMDDGRYKYSLPTDQRYNPIQKLKRVLVDNFVQIDSSANLVVMKCLPGTANSVAALIDNIDWPQIMGTISGDDTILIICRQPEDSKTVISQIMGYIS; this is encoded by the coding sequence ATGAAGGGTCAACGACATATTAAGATACGTGAGATTATTACGCAAAAGGATATCGAGACACAGGACGAGCTGGTAGAAGCCTTGCGTGAATCTGGTTTTCAGGTTACTCAAGCTACAGTATCTCGAGATATTAAAGAGCTATTGCTCATCAAGGTGCCTATGGATGATGGAAGATACAAATATTCGCTTCCAACTGACCAACGGTACAATCCAATACAGAAGCTGAAGCGCGTTTTGGTGGATAATTTTGTGCAGATCGATTCATCGGCTAATCTTGTGGTGATGAAATGCTTACCGGGGACGGCTAACTCAGTCGCTGCTTTGATTGATAATATTGACTGGCCACAAATTATGGGGACCATCTCTGGTGATGATACCATTCTAATTATTTGCCGCCAGCCTGAGGACAGTAAGACTGTAATTTCACAAATCATGGGTTACATTTCTTAA
- a CDS encoding TlyA family RNA methyltransferase: MEHRKERIDVLLVEQGFYESREKAKAAIMAGLVLADEERIEKAGMKVSREATLKVKGSVHPYVSRGGLKLEKALRQFNIDLTGRTMLDIGASTGGFTDCALQNGVSHVYAIDVGYNQLDWSLRNDERVSVMERTNFRYMTPPDLVGPIPDFASIDVSFISLKIILPPLKALLKRPADIAALIKPQFEAGREKVGKSGVIRDSAVHKEVLINVLTMAAELGYQLQGLTFSPITGGEGNIEFLAHWRLTPELAEAEEGTLQPSDAVSSVIPVEDFPSLADEVIKQATGTFNVNSTHGNSSRR; this comes from the coding sequence ATGGAACACCGTAAAGAACGGATAGATGTACTACTTGTTGAGCAAGGTTTTTATGAAAGCCGTGAGAAGGCTAAAGCAGCCATTATGGCAGGACTGGTGCTCGCGGATGAAGAACGCATTGAAAAGGCTGGTATGAAGGTGTCACGGGAGGCTACCCTTAAGGTTAAAGGCTCTGTGCATCCATATGTCAGTCGTGGGGGCCTAAAGCTGGAGAAGGCTCTACGCCAATTTAATATTGATCTTACGGGACGGACCATGCTGGACATCGGTGCTTCTACTGGAGGCTTTACGGATTGTGCACTTCAGAATGGGGTAAGCCATGTGTACGCGATTGATGTTGGCTATAATCAGCTGGATTGGTCGCTGCGTAATGATGAACGCGTTAGTGTGATGGAACGAACGAATTTCCGATATATGACGCCTCCAGATTTGGTGGGTCCGATTCCAGATTTTGCGAGTATTGATGTTTCATTTATCTCCTTAAAAATAATTCTTCCACCGCTCAAAGCTTTGCTTAAGCGCCCGGCGGATATTGCTGCGCTGATCAAGCCACAGTTTGAGGCAGGACGGGAGAAGGTTGGTAAATCAGGTGTAATTCGTGATTCTGCTGTTCATAAAGAGGTATTAATTAATGTACTGACCATGGCGGCAGAGCTGGGTTACCAGCTGCAGGGATTAACCTTTTCACCGATTACAGGTGGGGAGGGCAATATTGAGTTTCTTGCTCACTGGAGACTAACGCCTGAATTGGCGGAAGCTGAAGAAGGTACATTACAGCCTTCAGATGCTGTATCATCAGTCATTCCAGTGGAGGATTTTCCATCCCTAGCGGATGAAGTGATTAAGCAGGCTACGGGTACTTTTAATGTAAATTCGACTCATGGAAACTCATCGCGCCGGTGA
- the dxs gene encoding 1-deoxy-D-xylulose-5-phosphate synthase — protein sequence MLLPQINDPKQLKSLSVDELTTLAEEIRRFLIEKLTETGGHLGSNLGVVELTLALHYCYNSPRDKMIYDVGHQAYVHKILTGRQDRFDTLRKYQGLCGFVKRSESEHDVWEAGHSSTSLSAAMGMAMARDLKGEDNKVIAVIGDGALTGGMAFEALNHIGHEKRKLMVILNDNEMSIAPNVGAMHNYLSKIRSDRHYLRAKDEVEGLLKKIPAIGGRLAKTAEQLKNSLKYMMVPGVLFEELGFTYLGPVDGHDLEKMIDTFHQADNVAGPVLVHVLTTKGKGYKPAETDFYKSHAISPYKIESGQALKAVGPPMYTEVFGETLIELGREDSRLIAVTPAMPGGSGLFPFAKEFPDRMIDVGIAEQHAATLCAALAMEGMKPVYAVYSTFMQRAYDQIVHDICRHNANVMFAIDRAGFVGADGETHQGVYDVAFMRHIPNMVMMMPKDENELRHMMKTALEYNDGPIAYRYPRINGTGVAMDPELRTIPIGSWERLRTGEGYAVVACGPMVQVAEEAADLLKREGIQVGVVNARFLKPLDNSMLLDLAHAGTNMVVIEEACQAGSLGSSVLEFYAENDIYDARVHLMGVPDIFVEHGSIKEQRQETGLTVEALCARIKSMMALSAYNYKTTSSS from the coding sequence GTGCTGCTTCCACAAATAAATGATCCTAAGCAACTAAAATCATTGTCAGTCGATGAATTAACTACCTTAGCGGAGGAAATTCGTCGATTTCTGATTGAGAAGCTTACAGAAACTGGGGGGCACCTCGGATCCAATCTGGGAGTCGTGGAGCTCACTTTGGCTTTGCATTATTGTTATAACAGCCCTCGTGACAAAATGATTTACGACGTAGGGCACCAAGCTTACGTCCACAAGATTCTGACTGGTCGTCAAGATCGCTTCGATACCCTGCGTAAATATCAGGGCTTGTGCGGCTTCGTTAAGCGCTCCGAAAGTGAGCATGATGTGTGGGAAGCTGGACATAGCAGTACCTCATTATCTGCAGCAATGGGGATGGCGATGGCTCGCGATCTCAAGGGTGAAGACAATAAGGTTATTGCTGTGATTGGTGACGGTGCTCTTACTGGTGGAATGGCGTTTGAAGCACTTAACCATATTGGCCATGAGAAGCGTAAGCTGATGGTTATTTTGAACGATAATGAAATGTCAATTGCTCCTAATGTAGGGGCGATGCATAATTATCTAAGTAAAATACGTTCAGATCGCCACTATTTGCGTGCCAAAGACGAGGTCGAAGGGCTGCTTAAGAAGATTCCTGCCATCGGAGGACGATTAGCGAAGACTGCTGAACAGTTAAAGAATAGTCTCAAATATATGATGGTACCTGGAGTATTGTTTGAAGAGCTCGGGTTTACGTATCTCGGTCCTGTAGACGGACATGATCTGGAGAAGATGATTGATACCTTCCACCAAGCAGATAACGTGGCTGGACCTGTGTTGGTACATGTACTAACAACTAAAGGTAAGGGCTACAAACCGGCTGAGACCGATTTCTATAAATCACATGCCATTTCACCATACAAAATTGAGTCGGGTCAGGCGCTTAAAGCTGTGGGTCCTCCAATGTACACGGAAGTATTTGGCGAGACGCTGATCGAACTGGGTCGGGAAGATTCCCGTCTGATTGCTGTTACACCTGCGATGCCAGGAGGCTCGGGTTTATTTCCTTTTGCTAAGGAATTTCCCGATCGTATGATTGATGTCGGGATTGCCGAGCAACATGCGGCTACGCTTTGTGCAGCTTTGGCTATGGAAGGGATGAAGCCGGTATATGCGGTGTATTCTACCTTCATGCAGCGTGCCTATGATCAGATCGTCCATGATATTTGCCGGCATAACGCGAATGTTATGTTCGCCATTGACCGCGCGGGGTTTGTAGGTGCGGATGGTGAGACTCATCAGGGTGTGTACGATGTTGCTTTTATGCGCCATATTCCGAATATGGTGATGATGATGCCAAAAGACGAAAATGAGCTGCGTCATATGATGAAGACGGCGCTTGAATATAATGACGGTCCGATTGCTTATCGCTATCCGCGTATTAACGGTACAGGTGTAGCAATGGATCCTGAGCTGCGTACTATTCCAATCGGATCATGGGAACGACTGCGTACAGGCGAAGGTTATGCTGTTGTAGCCTGTGGACCTATGGTTCAAGTGGCTGAAGAAGCCGCTGATTTACTGAAGCGGGAAGGGATTCAGGTAGGCGTCGTGAATGCGCGGTTCCTGAAGCCACTCGACAACTCCATGCTGCTTGATTTGGCTCACGCTGGAACCAACATGGTTGTTATTGAAGAGGCTTGCCAAGCGGGAAGCCTCGGCAGCTCGGTATTAGAATTCTACGCAGAGAATGACATTTATGATGCTCGTGTACATCTGATGGGTGTACCTGACATCTTTGTGGAGCACGGCTCTATTAAAGAACAGCGCCAGGAAACAGGTCTTACTGTAGAAGCGCTATGTGCACGTATCAAGTCCATGATGGCTTTGAGTGCTTATAACTACAAAACAACTTCGTCTTCCTAA
- a CDS encoding polyprenyl synthetase family protein, with translation MTRFEHELERSSEGETVRQPLEDYIASLSDLVSHELEVILPTQWMVPENLQQAMKYSLMAGGKRLRPLLVIIACEALGGNREAALPVAAAIEMVHTYSLVHDDLPAMDNDDYRRGKLTNHKVFGEATAILAGDALLTHAFYSVVQASRKFGVPAESVLSIVEDLAEMAGPRGMVGGQIADMEGEQGLTDLAQLKYIHLHKTGDLIIFSLLAGGRIAGANEQQLEALHKFGTAIGLAFQIQDDILDLVGDEGKLGKKTGSDVKQHKVTYPYFIGLEASREEVKQLTETARNAVLNGGFHDSQRLLEIADYLMARDH, from the coding sequence ATGACTCGCTTTGAGCATGAGCTTGAGAGAAGCTCTGAAGGAGAAACAGTGCGTCAGCCACTGGAGGATTACATCGCGTCCTTAAGCGATCTAGTCTCACATGAACTAGAGGTTATTCTCCCCACACAATGGATGGTTCCAGAGAATTTGCAGCAAGCCATGAAGTATTCACTTATGGCTGGGGGCAAACGCCTCCGGCCACTGCTGGTGATTATCGCATGTGAAGCACTAGGAGGAAATCGAGAGGCTGCCCTGCCTGTCGCTGCTGCTATAGAGATGGTACATACCTACTCGTTAGTTCATGATGATTTGCCTGCCATGGATAATGATGATTATCGGCGCGGGAAGCTGACGAATCATAAAGTCTTTGGCGAAGCGACCGCTATTCTTGCGGGTGATGCCCTTCTGACCCATGCTTTCTACAGTGTGGTACAAGCCTCACGTAAATTTGGCGTCCCTGCGGAAAGTGTACTATCCATCGTGGAGGATTTGGCGGAAATGGCAGGCCCTCGTGGTATGGTTGGCGGTCAGATTGCAGATATGGAAGGCGAGCAGGGTCTAACCGATCTTGCACAGCTAAAGTACATTCATCTGCATAAGACAGGAGATTTGATTATCTTTTCGCTACTAGCTGGCGGTCGTATTGCAGGTGCTAACGAGCAGCAGCTTGAGGCTTTGCATAAATTTGGAACAGCCATTGGACTCGCTTTTCAAATCCAAGATGACATTCTAGATTTGGTTGGAGACGAAGGTAAACTTGGCAAAAAAACAGGCAGTGATGTTAAGCAGCATAAAGTAACCTATCCTTATTTTATCGGTCTCGAAGCATCGCGAGAAGAAGTGAAGCAGCTTACAGAAACAGCCCGAAATGCTGTTCTGAACGGTGGTTTTCATGACAGCCAGCGCCTGCTGGAAATTGCAGATTACTTAATGGCACGTGATCACTAA